In Fibrobacter sp. UBA4297, a genomic segment contains:
- the leuA2 gene encoding 2-isopropylmalate synthase LeuA2, producing MTETRKPFFYDVTLRDGNQALPKPWNNAQKKDVYLLLLKLGVQGAEVGFPASSEMDFESVMELAKLTAQMAAEGDETAKNVVVSGLARCIESDIQRCWEAVQYAPHPRIHTFLATSPLSMENVLHMTPEQVKEKAVKCVKLAKSLVGDKGDVEFSAEHFGDCLENMDFVIDVLKAVVEAGATTINLPNTVERYRPKLYVDQVKQVYEALPKNITISVHCHNDLGMATAATVESFFVGATQLEVALNGLGERCGNTNFYEVAIGLHNSGVETGLHLERIYETAILVSHWSGVPIYIRAPLIGTEAIVHRSGIHQDGASKTKDMKKGAYRPIDYSIIGRHQNDALSFTSQSGRTAVYEIITKFGYKMTLQEASVLQPVLKQLSEKEGELSAERVLDVFREQFVNVNGRLVFNNIEVIPDENRFIFHFKKDGEALVKSVTAEGPIEAALMLMREIGMPVELVKYRQLVVPEKDTLWAGRGLSRIVLKANGEEVEGRGVSSDTLKANMRALFGGVNLLYKK from the coding sequence GCCCTGGAACAATGCCCAGAAAAAAGATGTTTATCTGTTGCTCTTGAAGCTCGGTGTGCAAGGTGCCGAAGTCGGTTTCCCGGCCTCTAGCGAAATGGATTTTGAATCGGTCATGGAACTTGCAAAACTCACCGCGCAGATGGCGGCAGAAGGCGATGAAACGGCAAAGAACGTCGTGGTTTCCGGCCTTGCTCGCTGCATCGAAAGTGATATCCAGCGCTGCTGGGAAGCGGTCCAGTACGCTCCGCACCCGCGCATCCACACGTTCCTCGCCACAAGCCCCCTCTCCATGGAAAACGTCCTGCACATGACTCCCGAACAGGTCAAGGAAAAGGCTGTGAAGTGTGTCAAGCTGGCAAAGTCGCTTGTTGGAGACAAGGGCGATGTGGAATTCAGTGCCGAGCATTTTGGCGACTGCCTCGAAAACATGGATTTTGTGATTGACGTTCTGAAGGCTGTTGTCGAAGCCGGTGCGACGACGATTAACCTGCCGAATACGGTGGAACGCTACCGCCCGAAGCTCTATGTTGATCAGGTCAAGCAAGTCTACGAAGCTCTGCCCAAGAACATCACGATTTCTGTGCACTGCCATAATGACCTCGGCATGGCGACTGCAGCAACCGTCGAAAGTTTCTTTGTCGGTGCAACCCAGCTGGAAGTCGCCTTGAACGGCCTCGGTGAACGTTGCGGTAACACGAACTTCTACGAAGTGGCGATTGGCCTGCACAATTCCGGTGTCGAAACGGGACTGCATCTCGAACGCATTTACGAAACTGCAATTCTCGTGAGCCACTGGAGCGGCGTGCCTATATACATCCGCGCTCCGTTGATCGGTACTGAAGCTATCGTCCATCGCAGCGGCATCCATCAGGATGGCGCTTCCAAGACAAAGGACATGAAGAAGGGGGCGTATCGTCCGATTGATTACTCCATCATTGGTCGTCACCAGAACGATGCCCTCAGCTTCACAAGCCAGAGTGGTCGCACCGCCGTGTACGAAATCATTACAAAGTTCGGCTACAAGATGACTTTGCAAGAGGCGTCTGTGTTGCAACCGGTGCTCAAGCAACTGAGCGAAAAGGAAGGCGAACTCAGTGCCGAACGCGTGCTCGACGTGTTCCGCGAACAGTTCGTCAACGTGAACGGTCGCCTGGTGTTCAACAACATCGAAGTTATCCCGGACGAAAACCGCTTCATTTTCCACTTCAAGAAGGATGGTGAAGCGCTTGTGAAGTCCGTGACGGCCGAAGGTCCGATCGAAGCAGCCCTCATGCTCATGCGTGAAATCGGCATGCCGGTCGAACTCGTGAAGTATCGCCAGCTCGTCGTTCCTGAAAAGGATACGCTGTGGGCTGGTCGTGGGTTAAGCCGCATTGTCTTGAAGGCTAACGGCGAAGAAGTTGAAGGTCGCGGTGTCTCGAGCGATACGCTCAAGGCGAACATGCGCGCTCTCTTCGGCGGCGTGAACTTGCTGTATAAGAAGTAA